A region of Flocculibacter collagenilyticus DNA encodes the following proteins:
- a CDS encoding PhoH family protein encodes MSNQLKTREVHLEPAEQSRLVSLCGPFDDNIKQIERRLGVEITYHDNLFKVMGKALNSDAAVDILKSLYIDTQSRNGSASDIEPEQVHLAIQESKCLEHNGEDLYVKEAVIKTKRGVVKPRNENQSGYVHNIFTHDITFGIGPAGTGKTYLAVACAVDALERQEIRRILLTRPAVEAGEKLGFLPGDLSQKVDPYLRPLYDALFEMLGFEKVEKLIERNVIEVAPLAYMRGRTLNDAFIILDESQNTTVEQMKMFLTRIGFNSKAVITGDITQIDLPKGAKSGLRHVIEVLSDVDEISFNLFQSKDVVRHPVVARIVEAYEEHDEKSRLEKIEKAKAYKLEQQANQKAGTTIASVDSTKTSSQELEATPSKEVS; translated from the coding sequence TTGAGTAATCAGTTAAAAACGAGAGAAGTTCATCTCGAACCCGCAGAGCAAAGCCGATTGGTCAGTCTCTGTGGGCCATTCGATGATAATATCAAGCAAATTGAACGCCGCTTAGGTGTTGAAATTACCTACCACGACAACCTATTTAAAGTAATGGGCAAAGCATTAAACAGCGATGCAGCTGTTGATATCTTAAAGTCACTGTATATTGACACCCAAAGCAGAAATGGTAGCGCGTCAGACATTGAACCTGAACAAGTTCACTTAGCCATACAAGAAAGCAAATGCTTAGAGCATAATGGCGAAGACTTATATGTAAAAGAAGCCGTTATCAAAACAAAGCGTGGTGTAGTTAAACCTCGTAATGAAAATCAAAGTGGCTACGTACATAACATTTTCACGCATGACATTACTTTCGGTATTGGTCCAGCTGGTACAGGTAAAACCTATCTGGCCGTTGCCTGCGCAGTTGATGCACTTGAGCGCCAAGAGATTCGTCGCATTTTACTTACTCGACCAGCAGTAGAAGCAGGTGAAAAGTTAGGCTTCTTACCGGGTGACTTGTCTCAAAAAGTCGATCCATACTTACGTCCTTTATACGATGCTCTGTTTGAAATGCTAGGCTTCGAAAAAGTAGAAAAGCTCATCGAGCGCAATGTTATTGAAGTGGCACCCCTTGCATATATGCGTGGTCGTACGTTAAACGATGCTTTTATTATTTTGGATGAAAGTCAAAACACGACTGTTGAACAAATGAAAATGTTCTTAACCCGTATTGGTTTTAATTCAAAAGCAGTCATCACAGGTGACATTACACAGATTGACTTACCAAAAGGGGCAAAGTCTGGTTTACGTCATGTTATTGAAGTGCTTAGTGATGTAGATGAAATTAGCTTTAATTTATTCCAATCAAAAGATGTGGTTCGTCATCCGGTGGTTGCCCGTATTGTTGAAGCTTATGAAGAGCATGATGAAAAATCACGCCTTGAAAAAATAGAAAAAGCAAAAGCATACAAACTTGAGCAACAAGCAAATCAAAAAGCTGGCACCACAATAGCAAGTGTTGACTCAACCAAGACCTCTAGTCAAGAACTTGAAGCTACGCCGAGCAAGGAAGTGTCGTGA
- the ybeY gene encoding rRNA maturation RNase YbeY, protein MSAIVDLQVACDNTNLPHQTDITKWLNVAINAVHQLSEAASNPPSSYEVTVRIATPEESQQLNSEYRGKDKPTNVLSFPFQAPPGIQINLLGDLIVCADVVEHEAKQQNKPLNAHWAHMIIHGCLHLQGYDHINDEDAEEMEALEVKILADLGIDNPYQINDSV, encoded by the coding sequence GTGAGCGCCATAGTAGATCTACAAGTGGCTTGCGACAACACTAACTTGCCTCATCAAACGGACATTACTAAGTGGTTAAACGTCGCGATTAATGCAGTTCATCAGCTAAGTGAAGCTGCTAGCAATCCCCCTTCCAGCTACGAAGTTACCGTACGGATTGCTACGCCAGAAGAGAGCCAACAACTTAACAGTGAGTATCGAGGAAAAGACAAACCAACCAATGTGTTATCTTTTCCCTTTCAAGCTCCTCCTGGTATACAAATAAATTTATTAGGTGACTTAATTGTTTGTGCCGATGTTGTTGAGCATGAAGCAAAACAGCAAAATAAGCCGCTAAATGCACATTGGGCACATATGATTATTCATGGATGCTTGCATTTACAAGGTTATGACCATATAAATGATGAAGATGCTGAAGAGATGGAAGCATTGGAAGTAAAAATATTGGCTGACTTGGGTATTGATAACCCTTATCAGATTAACGATTCAGTATAG
- the corC gene encoding CNNM family magnesium/cobalt transport protein CorC (CorC(YbeX) belongs to the Cyclin M Mg2+ Exporter (CNNM) family, and was characterized as belonging to a set of three proteins, at least one of which must be present for CorA to function.), whose protein sequence is MSDENPHSSNGSSNKTWLDKIATMFQGEPQKKEDLVDVIHDAEQRDLIDPQTKEMIEGVLEVSDMRVREIMIPRSQMVTIDIDQSLEEFLPIVLESAHSRFPIINEDKDHVEGILLAKDLLSYAFKQETNVNLADVIRPAVIIPESKRVDILLKEFRQERYHMAIVVDEYGGVSGLVTIEDILELIVGEIEDETDVEVEHEDIKKVAKHVYTVQALTPVDEFNTFFNSTFDESDADTIGGIVLHAFGHMPGRGETIEVNDYLFKIMSADNRRIQQLQVTIPKAEVLLEHQSD, encoded by the coding sequence ATGAGCGACGAAAATCCTCACTCTAGTAACGGTTCTTCAAATAAAACATGGTTAGATAAAATTGCCACCATGTTTCAAGGAGAACCGCAAAAAAAAGAAGATCTGGTTGACGTTATTCATGACGCAGAGCAACGAGACCTAATAGATCCACAAACCAAAGAAATGATTGAAGGGGTACTTGAAGTATCTGACATGCGTGTACGTGAAATCATGATCCCACGTTCGCAAATGGTGACTATCGATATCGATCAATCATTAGAAGAGTTTCTTCCTATTGTACTTGAATCGGCTCACTCACGTTTTCCAATTATTAATGAAGACAAAGATCACGTTGAAGGCATTTTATTAGCAAAAGACTTGTTATCATATGCTTTTAAACAAGAAACCAATGTAAACCTTGCCGACGTTATCCGCCCCGCTGTCATCATTCCTGAATCAAAGCGTGTTGATATTCTATTAAAAGAATTCAGACAAGAGCGCTACCATATGGCGATTGTAGTTGATGAATATGGCGGTGTATCAGGCCTCGTTACCATTGAAGATATTCTTGAGCTCATAGTAGGTGAAATTGAAGACGAGACTGATGTGGAAGTCGAGCACGAAGACATTAAAAAAGTGGCTAAGCACGTATATACTGTTCAGGCACTAACCCCTGTGGATGAATTCAACACTTTCTTTAACTCTACTTTTGATGAAAGTGATGCCGATACGATTGGTGGTATAGTGCTTCATGCATTTGGCCACATGCCAGGTCGGGGTGAAACAATCGAAGTGAATGATTATTTGTTCAAAATAATGAGCGCTGATAATCGTCGCATTCAACAATTGCAAGTAACCATCCCTAAGGCTGAAGTGTTGTTAGAACACCAAAGTGACTAA
- the lnt gene encoding apolipoprotein N-acyltransferase: MTNIKLLANLPFKVKWLLVLLAGVSNTLAFAPFSIWLIAFITPVVFLLFIEQASPKQAAWLGFAYGIGWFGAGISWVHVSLDLYGGLPLIGSLFLMLLLVSYLALFPALFSYILQRFISQPQWRILAIPTLWLCTEYLRGTLLTGFPWLTLGYSQLKGPFSGIAPIMGEVAISYFILLCSALIVAFVTQPHYRKNISGLLVSLITITIVSSQLSWTKNTEEKANIVLVQGNIKQELRWAPEQEWPTMLKYLDLTRPYYSNADLIIWPEAAIPQLEPLAQDFLDSLDKSLIFNNTALVTGITDYQRFPKAIYNNLVVVGKKFSDDEKQSYYYGHGNRYSKHHLLPIGEFVPFEDWLRNLAPIFDLPMSSFTRGDYQQPSLVANGYQLTPAICFEVAFSSQVLANFKDDTDFLLTVSNDAWFGQSHGPHQHLEIAQMRALELGRPFLRATNTGITAVINAKGEVIKQLPQFKEGVLTTEVSLVKGMTPFARYGHTPIIVLVIAGIFLLIIQYITKNSKRIAKRSSC; encoded by the coding sequence GTGACTAATATCAAGCTACTGGCTAACCTGCCTTTTAAAGTAAAATGGCTCTTAGTGTTATTAGCGGGTGTATCCAATACACTCGCTTTTGCACCTTTTTCAATTTGGCTTATCGCCTTTATCACCCCCGTTGTATTTTTACTTTTTATCGAGCAAGCTTCGCCGAAACAAGCTGCATGGCTCGGCTTTGCTTATGGCATAGGTTGGTTTGGGGCTGGTATTAGCTGGGTGCATGTTAGTTTAGATTTATATGGCGGCTTACCTCTAATCGGTTCACTATTCTTGATGCTACTGTTAGTTAGTTATCTAGCTTTATTCCCTGCCCTTTTCAGTTATATTTTGCAGCGTTTTATAAGCCAACCTCAGTGGCGAATTTTAGCTATTCCTACACTATGGCTTTGTACTGAGTATTTAAGAGGCACCCTACTTACAGGCTTTCCTTGGCTAACACTTGGCTATTCGCAACTCAAAGGGCCATTTTCTGGCATTGCTCCTATTATGGGTGAAGTTGCTATTAGCTATTTTATACTTTTATGTAGCGCACTTATTGTAGCTTTTGTTACACAACCCCATTACCGTAAAAACATATCAGGTTTATTGGTATCCCTTATCACAATCACTATTGTAAGTTCACAATTAAGCTGGACTAAAAATACGGAAGAAAAAGCGAATATTGTTTTAGTGCAAGGAAACATAAAACAGGAATTACGCTGGGCACCTGAACAAGAGTGGCCAACGATGCTGAAATATTTGGATTTAACACGACCTTATTATAGCAATGCCGACTTGATTATCTGGCCTGAGGCAGCAATCCCGCAATTAGAACCCCTAGCACAAGATTTTTTAGATAGCTTAGATAAGTCATTAATTTTCAATAATACTGCACTAGTTACAGGAATAACCGACTACCAACGCTTTCCTAAGGCGATTTATAATAACTTAGTTGTTGTAGGTAAAAAGTTCTCTGATGATGAGAAACAAAGTTATTATTATGGTCACGGCAATCGCTATAGTAAGCACCATTTACTGCCTATTGGCGAGTTTGTTCCATTCGAAGATTGGCTACGCAATTTAGCGCCAATCTTCGACTTACCTATGTCGTCGTTTACGCGTGGTGATTATCAGCAACCTAGCTTAGTGGCTAATGGCTACCAATTAACGCCGGCAATTTGCTTTGAGGTGGCATTTTCCAGTCAAGTACTCGCCAACTTCAAAGATGACACAGACTTTCTCTTAACCGTTTCAAATGATGCTTGGTTTGGTCAGTCCCACGGTCCGCATCAACACCTTGAGATCGCGCAAATGAGAGCACTGGAACTTGGCCGACCTTTTCTTCGCGCAACAAACACTGGAATTACTGCAGTCATTAACGCCAAAGGTGAGGTTATTAAGCAGTTGCCACAATTTAAAGAAGGTGTATTAACTACAGAAGTTAGTTTAGTAAAAGGTATGACCCCTTTTGCTAGGTATGGTCACACTCCAATAATAGTGTTAGTTATAGCTGGTATATTTTTACTTATAATTCAATATATTACAAAGAATAGTAAAAGAATTGCAAAACGCTCTTCTTGTTAA
- a CDS encoding PilZ domain-containing protein has product MNRSQHEQRKAIIERNKQVVDELISHVFESNFQQVLSDQLVNVPEKERKIVKMEVIRQSKPCTRPFATTNTSYESKEFQCGEIRCIVDTISEQILRDKLKQWHNKYTVGVYEAATDPTLYKKYESQYLLQSEMASFQLSCIQAGVKFDLHEPQYTCKYQSKVSTKTIQVHANICAISSQSCTIKTQYPAEFITGETVHIDVSKMLDEPPDEPWVFKYQVVSTNRLKNECYLTCRLVSTDCEEWIAFIKQWLEDNKKKQKVFPNPYSELAYEASFCDLLQKESKWLPIFIGINEGKAKLKFVLETNQNKTTFSNFKTENDDIALSSIFDVAILKRLLKDGNAIILKLTTKIKGKTIFIADTLSNLVQNNTLDLFINYGLLKGEIHCYLARMASLNKTQINDAIAQARNAGAEIDEASLNNLAEDLSEITHMISLLPVPWVFKELTSQPFNREEIKQLNELIKKRRQEVLTRVSTQLSELRSESRYFYEIAGQIIHNNEHYQGHTLDISVSGMRIELEEPITIAKGEYVEVEFTELKKAQKKLKIKSLVYEVMFISGGSRILHLRVKPDTQKSVKPLLEYFIEQNQSSLSIDDYINKLMFTSACLKNVFTAHYPGTAFTVAKPRIGKTKFDRMLFSDSAFIEPRFLKQISEASELTASVFPAFCELRSKRIHILPLMKSSSFIKNEDDVIYMEINQRGVVSRKQVRSALSSKFRRASFIKQAQQKGQFAALWYSVIPTEIERTTALNNALEPLKKQDRLMLKAINDSLNEIVGVMEVVVMTDIEIALLERQESQRNQPDILDLDLP; this is encoded by the coding sequence ATGAATCGTTCCCAACATGAGCAACGTAAAGCAATCATAGAACGCAATAAACAGGTAGTTGATGAGTTAATTAGTCATGTTTTTGAGTCTAATTTTCAGCAAGTACTTAGCGATCAACTTGTTAATGTCCCTGAAAAAGAAAGAAAGATCGTCAAAATGGAGGTCATTCGACAATCCAAGCCGTGTACTCGTCCTTTTGCCACTACCAACACAAGCTACGAGTCAAAAGAATTTCAGTGCGGTGAAATTCGCTGCATTGTTGACACTATTAGCGAGCAAATCCTAAGAGATAAACTCAAACAGTGGCACAATAAATATACAGTCGGTGTATATGAAGCCGCGACAGATCCCACCCTATATAAGAAATATGAAAGCCAATATTTACTACAGAGTGAAATGGCTTCATTTCAGTTATCTTGTATACAAGCAGGTGTAAAGTTTGATTTGCACGAACCGCAGTACACTTGCAAATACCAAAGTAAAGTCAGCACCAAAACAATACAAGTGCATGCCAATATATGCGCTATTTCAAGTCAATCTTGTACGATTAAAACCCAATATCCCGCCGAGTTTATTACAGGGGAAACCGTTCATATTGATGTATCCAAAATGCTTGATGAACCGCCCGACGAGCCATGGGTGTTCAAATACCAAGTAGTTAGTACTAATCGTTTAAAGAATGAATGTTACCTTACCTGTCGGTTAGTTAGCACTGATTGCGAAGAGTGGATAGCATTTATCAAACAATGGCTTGAAGACAATAAAAAGAAACAAAAAGTCTTCCCTAATCCATACTCAGAGCTTGCTTATGAAGCCAGTTTTTGCGATTTACTCCAAAAAGAATCAAAATGGCTACCCATATTTATTGGAATAAATGAAGGTAAAGCCAAGCTAAAATTTGTATTAGAAACTAACCAAAACAAAACCACATTTAGTAATTTCAAAACTGAAAATGATGACATTGCATTAAGTTCTATTTTTGATGTAGCCATATTGAAGCGGCTACTAAAAGATGGCAATGCCATTATTCTAAAGCTAACAACCAAGATAAAAGGTAAAACGATTTTTATTGCTGATACCTTAAGCAACTTAGTACAAAACAACACCCTCGACTTATTCATCAATTACGGTTTATTAAAAGGGGAAATTCATTGTTATCTCGCTAGAATGGCTTCACTTAATAAAACGCAAATTAACGACGCCATTGCTCAAGCAAGAAATGCAGGCGCAGAGATTGATGAGGCATCACTTAATAATTTAGCTGAAGACTTAAGTGAAATCACTCACATGATTTCACTACTACCAGTTCCTTGGGTGTTTAAAGAATTAACTTCACAACCTTTTAATCGTGAAGAGATTAAACAACTTAATGAACTGATTAAAAAACGTCGTCAAGAGGTCTTAACACGTGTTTCCACGCAACTATCAGAGTTAAGAAGCGAAAGCCGCTACTTTTATGAAATTGCTGGACAAATAATACATAACAACGAACATTATCAAGGCCATACGCTTGATATTTCCGTTTCAGGAATGCGCATCGAGCTGGAGGAGCCAATCACGATTGCTAAAGGGGAATATGTAGAAGTTGAGTTTACCGAATTAAAAAAAGCGCAAAAAAAATTAAAAATAAAAAGTCTCGTTTATGAAGTTATGTTCATTTCTGGTGGTAGCCGTATACTGCACTTGCGTGTAAAGCCTGATACTCAGAAATCAGTCAAGCCATTGCTAGAGTATTTCATTGAGCAAAATCAATCATCATTAAGTATCGACGATTACATTAACAAGCTCATGTTTACTTCAGCTTGCCTCAAAAATGTATTTACAGCGCACTATCCAGGAACTGCATTTACAGTCGCAAAACCCAGAATTGGAAAAACAAAATTTGACCGCATGCTATTTTCCGATTCAGCATTTATTGAACCACGCTTTCTAAAACAAATTAGTGAGGCTAGCGAGCTAACCGCCAGCGTTTTCCCCGCATTTTGCGAATTAAGAAGTAAACGAATTCATATTTTACCGCTGATGAAGTCATCCTCTTTTATTAAAAATGAAGATGATGTGATTTATATGGAGATCAATCAGAGAGGTGTTGTCAGCCGTAAGCAAGTCCGCTCCGCATTGTCATCAAAATTCAGGCGAGCCAGCTTTATTAAGCAAGCTCAGCAAAAAGGACAATTTGCCGCGTTATGGTATAGCGTGATCCCTACTGAAATCGAACGTACAACCGCACTAAATAACGCGTTAGAACCATTAAAAAAACAAGATAGGCTCATGCTTAAAGCCATTAATGATTCTTTAAATGAGATTGTTGGGGTCATGGAGGTCGTTGTTATGACAGATATTGAAATCGCGTTGCTAGAAAGACAAGAAAGTCAGCGTAACCAACCAGATATTCTTGACTTAGATTTGCCCTAG
- a CDS encoding fatty acid cis/trans isomerase, giving the protein MHLNVRSTLIVLFYIWMLPALAQASERTDKVVSQNQEIEFHRDIKPIFDKNCIACHACYDAPCQLKLESAEGVRRGASKQKVYDGTRIEDIQPTRLGVDAQTVEAWRKLGFFDVVSAHADLQSSSILQKMVQHGHAKQLKPNQVIPKELQLGLDREYTCPNPGEFEEYVEDFPYGGMPYAVTGLANNDFATLATWLQQGAKIFQPHFKLSESEVKQIDKWEQWLNSKDKRIQLTARYLYEHLFLAHLYFLSAEEVANITRTDKLNFFKLVRSTTPSGKPVIPIPTTRPNDKPQQPFFYRLVPITSTIVHKTHITYQFDAARLEEYKTLFLKPEWSVGKLPGYDLEEKANPFETFSAMPATSRYQFLLNDAEFFVRNFIRGPVCRGQIATDVIRDQFWVMFEDPNTERYTNNPNYRAKVNSLLGVPGQKSGLSELGSEWLSYQNKRNTYLTKRQEEYNDFDKDGASLAHIWTGEATNPNAFLTILRHHNSASVMQGWKGGLPLTAWVMDYPLFERTFYELVVGFNVYGSVSHQAQTRLYFDLIRNEGETNFLRFLPPASREKMYSHWYQNSGKLKHAITYHELDTSTPTNIKYQTKQPKNELLKRVMAYNPELTKQYDGINRCKGDVPCSLADKKQLDYTAKFSEESAKYAEAVAHQLSDIAAVKAKQLPAVLSFPDTTFIRVRLPNGEMSAFSILRNRRHSNVAFMLGESLRYQESLDSLTILPSVIGSYPNLIFDIKFDDVPKFIARLKAAKNKKSFAKIIDQWGIRRMHPDFWNIFHSFTDYMKKHEAIDAGIYDLNRYPRWAKPSEFDDDEKGSFLL; this is encoded by the coding sequence ATGCATTTAAACGTACGCAGCACCCTCATTGTTTTGTTCTATATTTGGATGCTACCTGCATTGGCTCAAGCAAGTGAGCGCACTGACAAGGTAGTAAGCCAAAATCAAGAAATAGAGTTTCACCGAGATATAAAACCCATATTTGATAAAAATTGTATTGCTTGCCATGCGTGCTACGATGCGCCCTGCCAACTTAAGCTAGAATCGGCAGAAGGTGTTAGACGCGGAGCAAGTAAACAAAAAGTGTATGACGGCACTCGCATAGAAGACATTCAGCCGACTCGATTGGGCGTTGACGCGCAAACGGTAGAGGCTTGGCGTAAGCTGGGCTTTTTTGATGTAGTGTCTGCACATGCTGATTTACAGTCATCTTCAATTTTGCAAAAAATGGTGCAACATGGCCATGCTAAGCAGTTAAAACCCAACCAAGTCATCCCTAAAGAATTACAGCTGGGCCTAGATAGAGAGTACACCTGTCCTAACCCTGGTGAATTTGAAGAGTATGTAGAAGACTTTCCTTACGGTGGCATGCCTTATGCTGTAACTGGCTTAGCAAATAACGACTTCGCGACGCTAGCTACATGGTTGCAACAAGGTGCTAAAATATTTCAGCCACATTTTAAGCTTTCTGAAAGCGAAGTTAAGCAGATTGATAAGTGGGAGCAATGGCTTAATAGCAAAGATAAGCGCATACAGCTTACTGCTAGATATTTATATGAGCACCTATTTTTAGCGCATTTATATTTTTTAAGTGCAGAAGAAGTGGCCAATATAACCCGTACAGACAAGTTGAATTTCTTTAAACTGGTACGTTCTACCACGCCAAGTGGTAAGCCCGTTATTCCTATTCCAACGACTCGACCAAATGATAAGCCACAACAGCCATTTTTCTATCGCTTAGTGCCTATCACCTCAACCATTGTGCATAAAACGCATATTACGTATCAATTTGATGCGGCAAGACTAGAAGAATACAAAACACTATTTTTAAAGCCTGAATGGTCGGTTGGAAAATTGCCTGGCTATGACTTAGAAGAAAAAGCGAATCCATTTGAAACATTTAGTGCAATGCCAGCCACATCACGCTATCAGTTTTTGCTAAATGACGCAGAGTTTTTTGTGCGTAATTTTATTAGGGGGCCTGTTTGTCGCGGTCAAATAGCTACGGATGTTATTCGTGATCAATTCTGGGTTATGTTTGAAGATCCTAATACTGAGCGTTATACCAACAACCCTAATTACCGTGCCAAAGTAAACAGCCTGTTAGGGGTGCCAGGTCAAAAGTCTGGATTATCGGAACTGGGTTCAGAGTGGCTGTCATATCAAAATAAGAGAAATACATACTTAACAAAACGCCAAGAAGAATATAACGACTTTGATAAAGACGGCGCGAGTTTAGCCCATATCTGGACAGGGGAAGCAACAAACCCAAATGCTTTCTTAACAATTTTGCGCCACCACAACAGTGCGTCAGTCATGCAGGGCTGGAAAGGTGGGTTACCATTAACTGCATGGGTGATGGACTATCCGCTTTTTGAGCGTACATTTTATGAGCTGGTGGTAGGGTTTAATGTTTACGGTAGTGTGTCGCATCAAGCACAAACCAGACTGTATTTTGATTTAATACGAAATGAAGGCGAAACTAACTTTTTACGATTCTTGCCGCCAGCATCTCGGGAAAAAATGTACAGCCATTGGTATCAAAACAGTGGAAAGCTAAAGCATGCTATTACTTATCATGAGCTAGACACATCAACACCCACTAACATTAAGTATCAAACAAAGCAGCCAAAAAACGAGTTACTTAAGCGAGTTATGGCGTATAACCCAGAATTAACTAAGCAATACGATGGAATAAATCGCTGTAAAGGTGATGTGCCATGCTCTCTAGCTGACAAGAAGCAGCTAGATTACACTGCAAAGTTTAGTGAAGAGTCAGCGAAATATGCAGAAGCGGTTGCTCATCAACTTTCCGATATTGCAGCGGTTAAAGCAAAACAGTTGCCGGCGGTATTGTCATTCCCAGACACCACCTTTATTCGTGTTCGTTTGCCAAATGGAGAAATGTCGGCGTTTTCTATATTAAGGAATAGACGTCATTCTAATGTCGCATTTATGCTAGGTGAGTCTTTACGGTATCAAGAATCATTAGACAGTTTAACCATTTTGCCAAGTGTCATCGGTAGTTACCCTAATTTGATTTTTGACATTAAATTTGACGACGTACCTAAGTTTATTGCCCGTTTAAAAGCGGCAAAAAACAAGAAGTCATTTGCAAAAATTATCGACCAGTGGGGAATAAGGCGGATGCATCCAGATTTTTGGAATATTTTTCATAGTTTTACAGACTACATGAAAAAGCATGAAGCTATTGACGCTGGCATATATGACTTAAATCGATACCCACGATGGGCAAAGCCAAGTGAGTTTGATGATGACGAGAAAGGTAGTTTTTTACTGTAA